The Winogradskyella schleiferi genome contains the following window.
AAATTAGGTTTTAAGTAATATAAGCCGTTATTGGGAATCCTCTTCATTTTTCTTGAAATGCACATCGAGTTGAGGAAAGGCTATTATAATCTCATTTTCTTGAAATTTCTTTACAATATTTCGTCTGATATCACTTTTAATAGAACCAATCCCAAAGGTATTCTTACTAAAAAATAACAGTTGAAAATCCAATGACGAAGCGCCAAAACCCATAAGCCTGCCTTGTGTTAATTCCCGGTCATAGACATCGGGATGCTCAAATGCACTTTCTTCGAGAATACGGATTACCTTATCCACATCACTCCCATAAGCGACACCAACATCAATCCTGAAGCGGGTTTTGTCATTCTGATGACTCCAATTGATGACTTTACTTGTTGTTATTAAGGAATTCGGGATAATGATTGAAATATCGTCAGTATTAAGACCTTTGGACGTTCTTATCCCTATGGTTTGTATTTTAACCACAATACCATCAATTTCCAACACATCATTGATTTTTATAGAACGTTCTGTAAGCAAAATAATTCCAGAAATAATATCATTAAAAGTTTGTTGCAACCCAAGCCCAATACCAACAAGTAAGGCGGCCGAACCAGCCAGTAAAATCGTCACTTTTATCCCTAGTGTTTCCAATATCAAACCAAAAGTGATGATCCATATGATATAGCGTATTATTTGATAAACCGCCTGGATATTCCCTTTTTCATGTTCGTTAACATCTGTACGTCTAAAAAGCATTCTTTTAATGATCCACAATAGTAATCTTGTGATCAGAATAATTATCAAAATCTTTACAATCATACTCACTTTTAGCGAATAGTCACCCACTGATAAAATCACGTAATCTAAAAGTTCTTGTAATGATTGCATAAACTAGTATAAAGGTTTAGTAAATATACTTCTAAATTTGAATGTGTATTTATTTTCATAAAAATAGTTTAAATGTTCAAACCGTGTGACGCGCTTTTAAGTTATATAATAAATTTTAGATTGGTCTGTCCTTCTTTTCCTCCACACTCTTAAATATGTACATTTGAATACACCAAGCGTATAAGCTTAAAATGCATAAAACCTCAAAAATTATAGCCTCTTTTATTTGGAACTTATCATTATTTTCCTTAATTTAGTAACATCATAATTGGGGTGCTTAAGTTAAACAGCTGAAATTATACCCATTGTACTTCGTCGGTTAATGCCAACTGTAGGAAATTATGATATCAAAGAGAATCAAGACTTAAAAAATCTTCATTCTCTTTGTTTCTTTTATACTATTGGTAAATTTTGTTTTGTAACCAAATTGATTTAAACCAACGATGGCCATAAAAAAATCCCGCTGCTGCGAGATTTTTAATTTTTTTATAAATTCTAGAAATCAATACTTTAAATCATCAAGGAAGTCATTTACGGTTTCCTTTGATTCTCCAGTACGTTTCTGAATTCGACCTAATAGTTCGTCTTCCTTACCTTCTTCATAATCTAGATCATCATCAGTAAGTTCTCCCCATTCTTGTTTTAATTTTCCTTTAGCAATATTCCAATTACCTTTTGCTTTATCTTGCCATGGTTTAGACATAATTCTTGAGTTTTAATTAGTTGTTTAATGCAAACCTCTTTGGTTTACTACTATAAAATTATATGAAATACTAAAGGATAATTATCGCAATCGATTTATAAATTAGTTCAAATAAAAATTTTAGGAAGTTTTAACTACTTCTAGTTATAAGAACTGATTTAAGGGAAAGTAATTCAAGCATTATCATCGAATCATAGTATAATTTGATCCTTTAAAAAACATTACGCCATATTAATAAACCAAAAAAACCATCGTGGTGATGGTTTTCTCATGTTATCTATGCTGTAAAACTTTATTTCTTAATGACGCGTACGTTAGTTGCAATCGGTCCTTTATCACTTTGTTCTATGTTAAAGGTGACGCGGTTTTTATCCCTGATTTTATCGACTAGGTTAGATTTATGTACAAAGATTTCTTCTTCGGAATCTTTAAGGGTTATAAATCCAAATCCTTTTTTGAAATTGAAAAACTTCACGGTACCCTCTTGGATTCCATTTGTTTTATTTGAATTGAATAATTTATTTATTAAATTTTTAAACATTGGTTTTGTATTATTGGCTTTGGTAAAAAATTTGATCTGCTCTGCAAATATAAGAAATTCAAAAAGGTGTGTGTGCTTTTTTACGGTAATTCGTTACCCTTCACGTCTTAAAACTTCCAATGGTGAACTTCGCAATACCGTTTGAATATTGCTCAATCCAATTCCTAAAACCAATAACGTAATACCAGGTAAAAACACTAAAAATGGAATCATTGATGGTGCGAATGGCTCTTTGAACACCAATAACGCCAAACACAGACTGCTTAATAATGCTAATAATATGCCGACCAAACTTCCAATTAAACCTAAAAATACATATTCAAATGCTGAAATTTGTAAAATCTGTGTGTTCTTTGCTCCCAAGGTCCTAAGTAATACACTTTCCTTAATACGTTGATATTTACTTGTGCGTACTGAACCTATCAACACAATGATACCTGTGAGTATACTAAAGAATGCCATAAAGTTAATGATCCACGTCACTTTATCCAGAATATCTTCTACAATGGTAAAAACTTGTCTTAAATCTATTATAGAAACATTTGGGAATTTCGCCACCAATTCACGTTGTAAGGTTGCTGAACGTTCTTGATTTGGAACATTAGTCGCCATCACACTAAATTGTGGTGCATCTTCCAATACGCCTTTTGGAAATACAACTGAAAAGTTTGGTTTTAGCTGTTGCCAATCAACCTTGCGAATACTTCCTATGGTCGTTTCCATAAGAACGCCTTGCACATTAAACACAATAGCATCTCCTACATCAATATTTAAATCCAATGCCAAATTATCTGAAATGGAAATCACTACAGGATCATCAGAATTTAGTTCAGGAGTCCAGACACCTTCTTGTAACTCTTCTGAACTCGTTAGAGAATCACGATAAGTGGTTCTAAACTCATGGTTTAACACCCAGCGCTTTATCTGTGTCGTGGAATCTTGTCGCAAGGCATTAACCAATTCCCCTTTTATGCTGTGCAATCGCATAGTTACTAATGGAATATTATCAATTACGGGTAAACCTTTTGAAGTAATCAATTGCTCTACTGCTTCACGCTGTTCCGTTTGCACATCCAGAATAATCATATTGGCGTTCGCAGAAGTGTCTATTTCGGATTTAGTCAATAAAATATCCTTGGTGAAATATAAAGTACTTATTAAAAACGTACCCAAACCAATGGCAACGACCAAAACAACGGTTTGATTGTTGGGTCTAAATAAATTCAATAAACTTTGGCGTAATGTAAAACCCCAACGTTTAGGAAAAAACTTCCGAATTCCTTTAATGCAAAGCAGAGCTGCACCAGCTAAAATACTAAACGTTATAAAAGTAGCTGCCACAAAACCAAGGGCATAAATGGCATCGTTAAGTAACCAAAATGAAAATAAAAATAGAAAAAGTATAATAGCCGCAAATACC
Protein-coding sequences here:
- a CDS encoding mechanosensitive ion channel family protein codes for the protein MQSLQELLDYVILSVGDYSLKVSMIVKILIIILITRLLLWIIKRMLFRRTDVNEHEKGNIQAVYQIIRYIIWIITFGLILETLGIKVTILLAGSAALLVGIGLGLQQTFNDIISGIILLTERSIKINDVLEIDGIVVKIQTIGIRTSKGLNTDDISIIIPNSLITTSKVINWSHQNDKTRFRIDVGVAYGSDVDKVIRILEESAFEHPDVYDRELTQGRLMGFGASSLDFQLLFFSKNTFGIGSIKSDIRRNIVKKFQENEIIIAFPQLDVHFKKNEEDSQ
- a CDS encoding CsbD family protein, whose translation is MSKPWQDKAKGNWNIAKGKLKQEWGELTDDDLDYEEGKEDELLGRIQKRTGESKETVNDFLDDLKY
- a CDS encoding cold shock domain-containing protein, which produces MFKNLINKLFNSNKTNGIQEGTVKFFNFKKGFGFITLKDSEEEIFVHKSNLVDKIRDKNRVTFNIEQSDKGPIATNVRVIKK
- a CDS encoding ABC transporter permease — translated: MAWRDAKASRVRLLLFMASIILGIAAVVSIQLFSTNLKDNIQLQSKALMGADYIIDSRQVPTERAQAIIDSLQPDASEVNFVSMIAFPKNGGTKLVKVRGLEGGFPFYGTIDTQPASAAATYQESGGALVDATLLLQFNIKPGDSIKVGELTLPITGALKAIPGSTAISTSVAPPVLIPYRLIKDTKLIQFGSRKEYQYFYKVSDTLNLKRFEDKIDPMLKAESADLDTHTSTSRRLGKRYDNVGKFLNLAAFIALLLGCIGIASSVHIYIKEKLKAIAVLKCMGASRLQSFLIFLIQISGIGIIGGLFGALIGIGLQELFPYLLKDFLPFDVEISISAQPIFMGVFLGLFMSVLFALLPLLRTWYVSPLEVLRVDEKAAQEPKKVRYLVFAAIILFLFLFSFWLLNDAIYALGFVAATFITFSILAGAALLCIKGIRKFFPKRWGFTLRQSLLNLFRPNNQTVVLVVAIGLGTFLISTLYFTKDILLTKSEIDTSANANMIILDVQTEQREAVEQLITSKGLPVIDNIPLVTMRLHSIKGELVNALRQDSTTQIKRWVLNHEFRTTYRDSLTSSEELQEGVWTPELNSDDPVVISISDNLALDLNIDVGDAIVFNVQGVLMETTIGSIRKVDWQQLKPNFSVVFPKGVLEDAPQFSVMATNVPNQERSATLQRELVAKFPNVSIIDLRQVFTIVEDILDKVTWIINFMAFFSILTGIIVLIGSVRTSKYQRIKESVLLRTLGAKNTQILQISAFEYVFLGLIGSLVGILLALLSSLCLALLVFKEPFAPSMIPFLVFLPGITLLVLGIGLSNIQTVLRSSPLEVLRREG